The following are encoded together in the Oncorhynchus clarkii lewisi isolate Uvic-CL-2024 chromosome 25, UVic_Ocla_1.0, whole genome shotgun sequence genome:
- the LOC139383761 gene encoding uncharacterized protein — MERPIQPLKTIFHRLSSAKPRGDNKSFGHLRPLSVYSRMITCENGRVSPSGTNQSWNSSNPFCNLKIEIVNNNAPTTHKRRLDDSCLDDTYETTYKKPCSPKAISPDLACVVVSCSILPDVATVSPTTDLQKVPSSVENAVKDKGTPEAVICVPNSDHIQCGQAGEAGSRPGGAAAPGGPVSNESETLSHEPEKVLMDLGPVFDFDVDDIMCLSPIDSDRGSDEGIEAFVDSCNSFYDGDTQQTKPFLAHSPTQDQVSREGYDVGEREEGKGEKMVGEGERGKEGNEEINHQEEEEVVSIEGFFSRSYLEALKAGKDVSQAVPPLQPRISSSPLFMGREVMQRLQVAVSDDGEPPCPPGFPDPNGGQAMVCQPHYSFTSEDVAYGLYGAPLVPVEGADEGLEGTAGDDWSIGAPILESSLCHIAPVEFNAGCEGNVVEGGGGVLDSVQECQVTLLAEEVTVEPSYEKAFPLQVQVRSVLVVPSVQQSSSSQLSTPPEQKVSETRSAQKPSLEKNVVKMTTRPVKKPSPGQNIIKNTIVHKPSLGQKVTKIKPVQAASTSSDQKVVNTRPVQKTAPRPVVYDREEDWQREKWLYVDSVTRHIRENIGAGEGVMTELLNLMNHVADQRPGTNGRQWQHPSDLTRRNYQRRFGNDRTNYTLDEWQNQNYRNHQRFANLPQIFERSPVL, encoded by the exons ATGGAGAGGCCTATCCAGCCTCTGAAGACAATATTTCATAGGCTAAGTAGTGCAAAACCAAGAGGAGATAATAAGAGTTTTGGGCACTTGAGACCGCTCTCTGTTTATTCTAGAATGATAACTTGTGAAAACGGTAGGGTTAGTCCTAGTGGCACTAACCAGTCATGGAATTCATCCAATCCATTCTGCAACTTGAAAATAGAGATTGTGAACAACAATGCCCCTACAACACACAAGAGGCGATTGGATGACTCCTGCCTTGATGACACGTACGAGACTACATACAAAAAGCCCTGCAGTCCTAAGGCCATCTCCCCAGACCTGGCTTGTGTTGTAGTTTCATGCAGCATCCTTCCAGATGTAGCCACTGTCTCCCCTACCACTGACCTCCAGAAAGTGCCATCTAGTGTTGAAAATGCAGTCAAAGATAAAGGTACACCAGAAGCTGTGATATGTGTGCCAAACTCTGATCATATCCAGTGTGGCCAAGCAGGAGAGGCTGGAAGTAGACCGGGTGGTGCTGCAGCTCCAGGCGGCCCCGTATCAAATGAGTCTGAGACCCTGAGCCATGAGCCTGAGAAAGTCTTGATGGACCTTGGTCCTGTTTTTGACTTTGACGTTGACGACATCATGTGCCTGAGCCCCATTGACAGCGACAGGGGGAGCGATGAGGGCATTGAAGCCTTTGTTGATAGCTGTAACAGTTTTTATGACGGCGACACCCAGCAAACTAAGCCTTTCTTAGCTCATAGTCCAACACAGGACCAGGTTTCAAGAGAGGGATATGacgtaggagagagggaggaggggaaaggagagaagatggtgggagaaggagaaaggggaaaAGAGGGCAATGAGGAGATAAACcatcaggaggaagaggaggttgtGAGCATTGAGGGTTTTTTTTCCAGGTCCTACCTTGAGGCACTTAAAGCAGGAAAGGATGTGTCTCAGGCTGTGCCACCCCTGCAGCCCCGCATCTCGTCCAGCCCTTTGTTTATGGGGAGGGAGGTGATGCAGAGGCTGCAGGTGGCTGTGTCAGATGATGGGGAGCCTCCATGTCCTCCAGGGTTCCCTGATCCCAATGGGGGCCAGGCTATGGTTTGCCAGCCACACTACTCTTTCACTTCGGAGGATGTAGCGTATGGGTTATATGGGGCACCTCTGGTCCCAGTGGAGGGTGCAGATGAGGGCTTGGAGGGTACGGCAGGGGACGATTGGAGTATCGGTGCCCCGATACTGGAGTCCTCATTGTGTCACATTGCCCCAGTGGAGTTCAATGCGGGTTGTGAGGGAAAtgtggtggaggggggaggaggtgtgCTTGATTCAGTTCAGGAGTGCCAGGTCACACTCCTGGCTGAAGAGGTAACCGTGGAGCCCAGCTACGAGAAAGCCTTTCCTCTCCAAGTCCAG GTGAGGTCAGTATTGGTGGTTCCCAGCGTGCAACAGAGCAGCAGCAGCCAACTCTCAACGCCGCCTGAGCAGAAAGTGTCTGAGACCAGGTCTGCGCAGAAACCTTCTCTGGAGAAGAATGTTGTCAAGATGACAACAAGACCTGTCAAGAAACCTTCACCTGGACAGAACATTATCAAGAACACAATTGTCCATAAACCTTCGCTTGGGCAGAAAGTGACGAAGATAAAACCTGTCCAGGCAGCTTCAACTTCGTCTGACCAGAAAGTGGTCAATACAAGACCTGTCCAGAAAACTGCACCAAG GCCAGTGGTCTATGACAGGGAGGAGGACTGGCAGCGTGAGAAGTGGCTCTATGTGGACTCAGTCACCAGACACATAAGGGAGAACATTGGTGCAGGAGAAG GGGTGATGACTGAGCTGCTGAACCTGATGAACCATGTTGCCGATCAGAGACCAGGCACCAACGGCAGGCAGTGGCAGCACCCCTCGGATCTCACCCGCAG AAATTACCAAAGACGATTTGGAAATGACAGAACAAATTACACTCTGGACGAATGGCAGAACCAGAACTACAGGAACCACCAGCGCTTTGCCAATCTCCCACAGATCTTTGAGAGAAGTCCAGTTCTGTAA